In one Oryza glaberrima chromosome 2, OglaRS2, whole genome shotgun sequence genomic region, the following are encoded:
- the LOC127761228 gene encoding LOW QUALITY PROTEIN: putative protein phosphatase 2C 23 (The sequence of the model RefSeq protein was modified relative to this genomic sequence to represent the inferred CDS: substituted 1 base at 1 genomic stop codon), producing MEKRMETLEQIKETLRETSKLVPDIVRAAVGLEHHYQTVELPHDDGCVKSFAAAFLRPQEQEQAHGDGEVQQAVRMESASCYVPDHDEDAHFVHDAAGVVGVADGVGGYRRRVGVDAGAFSRGLMTSAFAQLVTAEPGTPVCPXTLLERAYEEMLESGAQGGSTAVILSLADGNVLRWAYIGDSAFAVLRDGRVVVRSVQQQRYFNAPYYLGGRRGDEGMTVGMVGEMKVRRGDVVVAGTDGLFDNMSDAELEKVVQIGTALGFSPKNMADIIGGTAYEMSRCLLKDSPFAVEWRKQHENEEEHFYGGKVDDITVVVACIVSSDS from the coding sequence ATGGAGAAACGTATGGAGACGTTGGAGCAGATCAAAGAGACCCTGCGCGAGACCAGCAAGCTAGTCCCCGACATTGTCCGCGCCGCGGTCGGCCTCGAGCACCATTACCAGACAGTCGAGCTCCCCCACGACGACGGCTGCGTCAAGAGCTTCGCCGCGGCCTTCTTGCGGccgcaggagcaggagcaggcgcatggcgacggcgaggtccaGCAGGCAGTGAGGATGGAGTCGGCGTCGTGCTACGTGCCCGACCACGACGAGGACGCGCACTTCGTGCACGacgcggccggcgtcgtcggcgtggcggacggcgtcggcggGTACCGCCGCAGGGTCGGCGTGGACGCCGGCGCGTTCTCGCGCGGGCTCATGACGAGCGCCTTCGCGCAGCTGGTGACGGCGGAGCCCGGCACGCCCGTCTGCCCCTAAACGCTGCTGGAGCGCGCCTACGAGGAGATGCTGGAGTCCGGCGCGCAGGGCGGGTCCACGGCGGTCATCCTCTCGCTCGCCGACGGCAACGTCCTCAGGTGGGCGTACATCGGCGACAGCGCCTTCGCCGTGCTCCGGGACGGCAGGGTCGTGGTGCGCTCGGTGCAGCAGCAGAGGTACTTCAACGCCCCCTACTacctcggcggccggcggggcgacGAAGGCATGACGGTGGGGATGGTGGGCGAGATGAAGGTGAGGCGCGGCGACGTCGTGGTGGCCGGGACGGACGGCCTGTTCGACAACATGTCCGACGCGGAGCTCGAGAAGGTCGTGCAGATCGGGACGGCGCTGGGCTTCTCGCCCAAGAACATGGCGGACATCATCGGCGGCACCGCCTACGAGATGTCGCGCTGCTTGCTGAAGGACTCGCCGTTCGCCGTAGAGTGGCGGAAGCAGCACGAGAACGAGGAGGAGCACTTTTacggcgggaaggtggacgacatcaccgtcgtcgtcgcgtgcATCGTCTCGTCGGATTCATGA